A window of the Lactuca sativa cultivar Salinas chromosome 5, Lsat_Salinas_v11, whole genome shotgun sequence genome harbors these coding sequences:
- the LOC111884875 gene encoding uncharacterized protein LOC111884875 — protein MYNQGNYQQFGQRLPAVPPPPPPLLQQSSSAYLIPQHSYSRIQPPPQPHPQGHNFYRLPPPPLLPPPPSLSYFTHAPFGSLGHLPPPPPPPSSPPPGPPPHPPSPPHESLSTDAELSPSSRKPSVADMNDDNLNSTAVDDSDTGVKDTSDLNITSDIPPPKPRDENTTRMIEVLCHYIAKNGNEFEDMTCQKEIDNPDFKFLFGGPPGSEAAISHAYYKWMKKKCSSSKLLDGDISHSPAVSDMDMEDDITQPEEHKPDFISNEVEEHACNSQQISHKDATDGHIFISESSGVNQSGELIEGTNPIRLIQGYASDDSSENDDGLHFENVSPVTLSPHSKEDTTTVLHASQTDIESKNSSDPKSGLLSAPLVEASLNTSSKIPEPSSTTEDLEKQDDSNAKLKVDEFGRLVKTGGVSDNSDDYNRRRGKRGRSRSQSPNVRRRRSPRRRREKRSRSRSWSPKKRSRSRSPYRQREREREETGTDWTRRNKSQRGARCRNFHESEKNDEFRRHKNKHQEVSDRSSDKVKEEFVDPSGQCEEVKSIDQPPEQPVTESVTPPVPVSSNYPLLPFPPPSTWNNLPLPPPPPRPQISGPLLQYHQIQTQPPLQLNYLFQPFFRPYVTEIPLEQPYVGQSRILTTHYNPYASTFDHPLTTNISQDTGTSYNQYDPLFDSIEPSSNLEEGNSNMKQKEAAADVENDEFGETGDAEVGAVENDSPSSPIDLPDVATGEVEIDQVKNPGKIKKNKDSRSMKLFKVSLAEFVKEVLKPSWRQGNMSKEAFKTIVKKTVNKVSGAMKKHQIPKSQPKINQYIDSSQRKLTKLVMGYVDKYVKV, from the exons ATGTATAATCAGGGGAATTATCAGCAATTTGGGCAGAGGTTGCCAGCtgttcctccacctcctcctcctctactCCAACAAAGCTCTTCAGCTTACTTGATTCCACAACACTCTTACTCAAGAAtacaaccaccaccacaaccacatCCACAAGGACATAATTTTTATAGACTCCCACCTCCTCCCTTACTACCTCCTCCACCTTCTTTAAGTTACTTCACACATGCTCCTTTTGGATCATTGGGtcacctaccaccaccaccacctccaccatctTCTCCTCCTCCAGGACCTCCACCACATCCACCTTCTCCTCCTCACGAATCTCTCTCCACAGATGCTGAACTCAGTCCAAGTTCTAGAAAGCCTTCTGTTGCTGACATGAATGATGATAATTTAAACTCCACAGCTGTGGATGATTCTGATACGGGTGTGAAAGATACATCTGACCTTAATATTACATCTGATATCCCTCCACCTAAGCCTAGAGATGAGAATACAACTCGAATGATTGAAGTTTTATGCCATTATATTGCAAAGAATGGTAATGAATTTGAAGACATGACCTGTCAAAAGGAGATTGATAATCCGGATTTCAAGTTCCTGTTTGGAGGACCACCAGGAAGTGAAGCTGCAATTTCACATGCATATTATAAATGGATGAAAAAGAAATGCAGTTCAAGTAAATTGCTTGATGGGGATATATCTCATTCCCCTGCTGTTTCTGACATGGATATGGAAG ATGACATCACACAGCCAGAGGAGCATAAACCTGATTTTATATCCAATGAAGTGGAAGAACATGCATGCAATTCACAACAAATATCACACAAAGATGCAACAGATGGACATATATTCATCTCTGAATCTTCGGGTGTGAACCAATCAGGTGAACTCATTGAAGGCACAAACCCAATCAGACTTATACAAGGCTACGCTTCTGATGATAGCTCTGAAAATGATGATGGACTACATTTTGAAAACGTCAGTCCTGTAACACTCTCACCACATAGTAAAGAAGACACTACTACAGTCTTACATGCTTCACAAACAGATATAGAATCTAAAAATTCTTCAGACCCCAAATCAGGGCTATTATCTGCACCTCTTGTGGAAGCTTCTTTGAATACATCATCTAAAATTCCAGAACCTTCCTCAACAACAGAAGATTTGGAGAAACAAGATGATAGTAATGCTAAATTAAAAGTGGATGAGTTTGGGAGACTAGTCAAAACAGGTGGTGTCAGTGACAACTCTGATGACTACAACAGGAGGCGTGGTAAAAGAGGTAGAAGTAGGAGTCAATCCCCTAATGTAAGGAGGAGGCGGAGCCCACGTAGGAGGAGAGAGAAACGTAGTCGGTCTCGCAG CTGGTCCCCCAAGAAAAGAAGCAGGAGCAGGTCACCGTACAGGCAACGGGAACGGGAACGGGAAGAAACCGGTACTGACTGGACCAGACGGAACAAAAGTCAACGTGGGGCCCGGTGTCGCAACTTTCATGAATCTGAAAAAAATGACGAATTTAGACGTCATAAAAACAAACACCAAGAGGTATCGGATAGAAGTAGTGACAAGGTCAAAGAAGAGTTTGTTGACCCTTCAGGTCAATGCGAAGAAGTCAAATCCATTGACCAACCACCTGAACAACCTGTAACCGAATCAGTTACGCCACCTGTCCCAGTTTCTTCAAATTATCCTCTGTTGCCCTTTCCACCTCCTTCCACCTGGAACAATCTTCCacttccaccaccaccaccccgcCCCCAAATCAGCGGCCCATTGTTACAGTATCATCAGATTCAGACTCAGCCGCCACTTCAACTCAACTACCTTTTTCAACCGTTTTTCAGACCCTATGTGACCGAAATACCCTTGGAACAACCTTACGTTGGACAATCTAGAATCTTAACCACCCACTACAACCCTTACGCATCCACCTTTGACCACCCTTTGACCACCAATATCAGTCAAGACACAGGGACATCTTACAACCAATACGATCCGCTCTTCGACAGCATCGAGCCATCTTCAAATCTGGAAGAAGGAAACAGTAACATGAAGCAGAAAGAGGCTGCTGCTGACGTGGAAAACGATGAGTTTGGTGAGACGGGGGATGCTGAGGTGGGAGCGGTGGAAAACGATAGTCCGAGCTCTCCGATCGACTTGCCAGATGTCGCGACGGGAGAGGTCGAGATCGATCAAGTGAAGAATCCCGGGAAAATCAAGAAAAACAAGGATTCGAGATCGATGAAGCTTTTTAAGGTTTCTCTTGCGGAGTTTGTGAAGGAGGTTTTGAAGCCGTCTTGGAGACAGGGTAATATGAGTAAAGAGGCGTTTAAGACAATTGTTAAGAAGACGGTTAATAAAGTGTCTGGAGCTATGAAGAAACATCAAATACCAAAGTCCCAACCCAAAATAAATCAATATATTGATTCCTCTCAAAGAAAGCTCACAAAGCTTGTAAtg ggcTATGTTGATAAGTATGTGAAGGTATAG
- the LOC111884878 gene encoding protein SPIRAL1-like 1, with amino-acid sequence MGRGVSSGGGQSSLDYLFGSGGEPKPTAVSTGNTESPPTQVHVAATEPPPPPKTAAPITPPDITKQIPAGIQSSKLNNYIRADGQNTGNFITDRPSTKVHAAPGGGSSLGYLFGDGKK; translated from the exons ATGGGTCGTGGTGTGAGCAGCGGTGGGGGGCAGAGTTCACTGGACTACCTTTTTGGAAGTGGAGGTGAGCCAAAGCCCACTGCAGTGTCCACAGGCAACACTGAGTCTCCTCCAACCCAGGTCCATGTTGCCGCCACTGAGCCACCTCCGCCTCCTAAAACTGCCGCCCCAATAACACCACCAGATATTACAAAACAGATTCCAGCTGGCATCCAAAGTAGCAAGCTTAACAACTACATCCGAGCTGATGGACAGAATACTGGCAACTTCATCACG GATCGCCCTTCGACCAAGGTTCATGCTGCTCCAGGTGGAGGGTCTTCCTTGGGATACCTGTTTGGTGATGGTaagaagtga
- the LOC111884879 gene encoding protein SPIRAL1-like 1, producing MGRGVSSGGGQSSLDYLFGSGGEPKPTAVSTGNTESPPTQVHVAATEPPPPPKTAAPITPPDITKQIPAGIQSSKLNNYIRADGQNTGNFITDRPSTKVHAAPGGGSSLGYLFGDGKK from the exons ATGGGTCGTGGTGTGAGCAGTGGTGGGGGGCAGAGTTCATTGGACTACCTTTTTGGAAGTGGAGGTGAGCCAAAGCCCACTGCAGTGTCCACAGGCAACACTGAGTCTCCTCCAACCCAGGTCCATGTTGCCGCCACTGAGCCACCTCCGCCTCCTAAAACTGCCGCCCCAATAACACCACCAGATATTACAAAACAGATTCCAGCTGGCATCCAAAGTAGCAAGCTTAACAACTACATCCGAGCTGATGGACAGAATACTGGCAACTTCATCACG GATCGCCCTTCGACCAAGGTTCATGCTGCTCCAGGTGGAGGGTCTTCTTTGGGATATCTGTTTGGTGATGGTaagaagtga
- the LOC111884877 gene encoding transcription termination factor MTERF15, mitochondrial — MAFKILTRTLVLPKSIKQIPNFSTSICSNTTPLSNLFERYGFPPSNLHTFFAKNRFLLDSNVPNVEMSLKIISSFSSSKNFVVSMVNNCPRVLELDFLKKWEMGISKLGFSDNSSLTMNILEVSRKFDLYPDDVLQCMECLRGFRFTPATITKILEELPMIITMNEENIWGKIEFLLGIGIHRSKIDTIIQTYPGILGFGVENKLKPLISEFTEMGFKPNDIREEITRNPKILQSEVGELSKCLRMLNSLKCRVPIKEKIFSDGVFRASYKVKLRIDCLHKHGLIYKDAFSILWREPRVMLYELDEINKKIEFLINTMKFDVVCLVEVPEYLGVNFEKQIMPRYKVLEHLRLRGGIGDEVGLRSLVKFSRLRFYNLYVKPYPECEMIYGRFVDVKVRKGCPEGMWKLFKPRKYPESEEDLKNMKSFMEQLR, encoded by the coding sequence ATGGCGTTTAAAATCCTTACCAGAACCCTCGTTCTGCCAAAATCCATCAAACAAATCCCAAATTTTTCTACATCAATCTGCAGCAACACGACTCCTCTTTCAAATCTTTTCGAAAGGTACGGTTTCCCACCTTCTAATCTTCATACGTTTTTCGCAAAGAACCGATTTTTGCTCGATTCCAACGTTCCCAATGTCGAAATGTCCTTGAAAATCATATCATCCTTCTCTTCTTCCAAGAATTTTGTTGTCTCCATGGTAAATAACTGTCCTAGGGTTTTAGAACTCGATTTTCTCAAGAAATGGGAAATGGGTatttccaaattagggttttcagacAACAGTAGTCTGACAATGAACATCCTTGAAGTTTCCAGGAAATTCGATTTATACCCAGATGATGTTTTACAATGTATGGAGTGTTTGCGGGGTTTTCGGTTTACCCCTGCTACCATAACTAAGATTTTAGAGGAACTTCCAATGATAATCACCATGAACGAAGAAAATATTTGGGGTAAAATCGAATTCTTATTAGGAATTGGAATCCACAGGAGTAAAATAGACACCATAATCCAAACTTATCCAGGTATTTTAGGATTTGGGGTGGAGAACAAGTTGAAGCCTTTAATCTCTGAGTTTACTGAAATGGGGTTTAAACCTAATGACATTAGAGAAGAAATAACGAGAAACCCCAAAATCCTTCAATCAGAAGTGGGAGAGCTTTCGAAATGTCTGAGAATGTTAAACAGTTTAAAATGTAGAGTCCCAATTAAAGAAAAGATTTTTAGCGACGGTGTATTTAGGGCGTCATATAAAGTTAAGTTAAGAatcgattgcttacacaaacacgGGTTGATATATAAAGATGCATTTAGCATATTATGGAGAGAGCCAAGGGTAATGTTATACGAATTAGATGAGATTAATAAAAAGATTGAGTTTTTGATAAATACGATGAAGTTTGATGTTGTTTGTTTGGTTGAGGTTCCGGAGTATTTGGGGGTAAATTTTGAGAAACAGATTATGCCTCGTTATAAAGTGCTTGAGCATTTGAGATTGAGAGGTGGAATTGGTGATGAAGTAGGATTGAGGAGTTTGGTTAAGTTTAGTAGGTTAAGATTTTATAATCTTTATGTGAAGCCTTATCCAGAATGTGAGATGATTTATGGGAGGTTTGTGGATGTTAAGGTTAGGAAGGGATGTCCAGAAGGAATGTGGAAGCTTTTTAAACCACGGAAGTATCCGGAATCAGAAGAAGATTTAAAGAACATGAAGTCGTTTATGGAACAACTGCGATAA